From the Streptomyces nigrescens genome, one window contains:
- a CDS encoding antibiotic biosynthesis monooxygenase, with translation MSARASRDSTALNATVVTSQKVREGRADEYQRWQDRTNAAAREFEGFVGAEVYPPGAGEANEWVAVFRFSAMDYLTAWLNSDRRQELLDEAHELFEGPPTQEVLQGGSPAQPAPQVVTAVISHEVKPGCEEGFLNWQEKTLGEQEKAPGFMGSELFAPVAGVQENWVVVFRFESREYLDNWLGSDVRKKLLEEGSRYFTSYDVRKVGSSFSGWFRFDHGEDRSAPPNWKQAMTVLLALYPTVMVLNLTVGYGLEKLEIREYIGLFLSNVLSVSALTWLLMPTVNRVFAFWLVPARVRTRRAQVLGIALVVFCYLVFIGVFGMITGQIW, from the coding sequence GTGAGTGCCCGTGCAAGCCGTGATTCCACGGCCCTCAACGCCACCGTCGTGACCTCGCAGAAGGTGCGCGAAGGCCGGGCCGACGAGTACCAGCGCTGGCAGGACAGGACGAATGCGGCGGCCCGCGAATTCGAGGGTTTTGTGGGTGCCGAGGTTTATCCGCCCGGCGCCGGTGAGGCCAACGAATGGGTGGCCGTTTTCCGCTTTTCCGCCATGGATTACTTGACCGCATGGCTGAATTCGGACCGGCGGCAGGAGTTGCTGGACGAGGCCCACGAACTCTTCGAGGGTCCGCCGACGCAGGAGGTGCTCCAGGGCGGCAGTCCCGCCCAGCCGGCCCCCCAGGTGGTCACGGCCGTGATCTCCCACGAGGTGAAGCCGGGCTGTGAAGAGGGCTTTCTCAACTGGCAGGAGAAAACGCTCGGGGAGCAGGAGAAGGCACCGGGCTTTATGGGCTCCGAGCTGTTCGCGCCGGTGGCGGGCGTCCAGGAGAACTGGGTTGTCGTCTTCCGGTTCGAGTCGCGTGAGTACCTCGACAACTGGCTCGGCTCCGACGTGCGCAAGAAGCTGTTGGAGGAGGGGAGCAGATATTTCACCTCCTACGACGTGCGCAAGGTTGGTTCGTCGTTCAGCGGCTGGTTCCGCTTCGATCACGGAGAGGACCGGAGCGCGCCGCCCAACTGGAAACAGGCGATGACCGTTCTGCTGGCGCTCTATCCGACGGTGATGGTGCTCAACCTGACCGTGGGATACGGACTGGAGAAACTCGAAATCCGGGAGTACATCGGCCTGTTCCTCTCCAATGTGCTGAGCGTCAGCGCGCTGACCTGGCTGCTGATGCCCACGGTGAACCGGGTGTTCGCCTTCTGGCTGGTGCCCGCCCGGGTCCGCACCCGTCGGGCGCAGGTGCTGGGCATCGCGCTGGTGGTGTTCTGCTATCTGGTGTTCATCGGCGTCTTCGGCATGATCACCGGCCAGATCTGGTGA
- a CDS encoding FAD-binding oxidoreductase gives MRPRGAAVAADIEGTLIRRGDPGYEDARTGAVWNEVTPRRFPDVLVRAATEADVVHALTWARAQGLRVSLRSGGHNWSGAPLRDGGLLLDLSGLRQCAITPAHGSEPPTATVGPAATGQDLVAALTPQDLAFPVGHCPTVAVGGFLLSGGLGWNSRAWGASCADVREIRAVTADGRTVICSDTEYPELFWAARGAGPGFCAAVTGFRLALHPHPASIMATGLTFPLDEVSRVTEWAEPLARRLPPYVETAFVLASSGPPTESAPRGPRITVAATAFAATEREARQALEPFADCPFGACAVTRQPPAPVSFAALHEGAAAIWPPAHRYAADNLWSPESHATQLTRIADAVAHAPSGKSLVLSPVQPVSQEPALLRNMAFAPLGESYLVCYAIWDDPAGDQDNARWLRDAMAAADPRGDGCRYIAETDLEAGPARARRSYAPATWDRLQEIKAQWDPENLFHSYLAP, from the coding sequence ATGCGCCCACGGGGAGCGGCAGTTGCGGCGGACATCGAGGGCACGCTGATCCGGCGGGGCGATCCCGGATACGAGGACGCCCGGACCGGCGCGGTGTGGAACGAGGTCACGCCCCGGCGCTTCCCCGACGTCCTCGTGCGGGCCGCCACGGAAGCGGATGTGGTGCACGCCCTCACCTGGGCCCGCGCCCAGGGCCTGCGGGTCTCGCTGCGCTCCGGCGGGCACAACTGGTCCGGTGCACCACTGCGCGACGGGGGCCTGCTGCTCGACCTCTCCGGACTCCGGCAGTGCGCCATCACGCCCGCGCACGGCAGCGAGCCGCCGACCGCCACGGTGGGGCCCGCCGCCACCGGTCAGGACCTGGTCGCGGCCCTCACCCCGCAGGACCTGGCCTTCCCCGTCGGCCACTGCCCCACCGTGGCGGTCGGCGGTTTCCTGCTCAGCGGCGGCCTCGGCTGGAACTCCCGTGCATGGGGGGCGTCCTGTGCCGACGTGCGGGAGATCCGGGCCGTCACCGCCGACGGGCGGACGGTCATCTGCAGCGACACCGAGTACCCCGAACTCTTCTGGGCCGCCCGGGGCGCCGGACCGGGTTTCTGCGCGGCCGTCACCGGATTCCGCCTCGCCCTGCACCCCCACCCCGCCTCGATCATGGCGACCGGCCTCACCTTCCCGCTGGACGAGGTCAGCCGGGTGACGGAGTGGGCGGAGCCGCTCGCCCGCCGCCTCCCGCCGTACGTCGAAACCGCCTTCGTCCTCGCGTCCTCCGGACCGCCGACCGAAAGTGCTCCGCGGGGACCCCGGATCACGGTCGCCGCCACCGCGTTCGCCGCGACGGAACGGGAGGCCCGGCAGGCGCTGGAGCCGTTCGCCGACTGCCCCTTCGGTGCCTGCGCCGTCACCCGGCAGCCGCCCGCTCCGGTGTCCTTCGCCGCCCTGCACGAGGGCGCGGCGGCGATCTGGCCCCCCGCACACCGGTATGCGGCGGACAACCTCTGGTCGCCGGAGAGCCACGCCACCCAGCTGACCCGGATCGCCGACGCGGTCGCCCACGCCCCCTCCGGGAAGTCCCTGGTGCTCTCGCCCGTACAGCCGGTCTCCCAGGAACCCGCACTGCTGCGGAACATGGCCTTCGCCCCGCTCGGCGAGTCCTACCTCGTGTGTTACGCGATCTGGGACGACCCGGCCGGGGACCAGGACAATGCGCGCTGGCTGCGGGACGCCATGGCCGCCGCGGACCCGCGGGGCGACGGCTGCCGCTACATCGCCGAGACGGACCTGGAGGCCGGCCCCGCACGGGCCCGGCGCTCCTACGCCCCCGCCACCTGGGACCGCCTCCAGGAGATCAAGGCGCAGTGGGACCCGGAAAACCTCTTCCATTCCTACCTCGCCCCGTGA
- a CDS encoding ATP-dependent DNA ligase, which produces MLLAHLAQVSADVAATSARSRKIALLAGLFRAAAPEDVPVVIPYLAGRLPQGRIGIGWSVLREPVPAADRATLTVREVDTALTGLARVSGSGAQAGRRARVRELLAAATAEEQRFLTGLLTGEVRQGALDAIAAEGLAAATEVPAADVRRAVMLAGSLPDVARALLAEGPPALAEFRLTVGRPVGPMLAHSAKSVAEAVDRLGACAVEEKLDGIRVQVHRDGPDVRIHTRTLDEVTDRLPEITAVARDLPATRFILDGEVIGLDGAGRPLPFQRIAGRFGSRVDVSAARAALPLSPVFFDVLSVDGRDLLELPGEQRHTELARLVPEPLRVRRQVVGDPADAAARAAAEEFWAETLRRGHEGVVVKALDAPYSAGRRGAAWLKVKPVHTLDLVVLAAEWGHGRRTGKLSNLHLGARAPDGGFVMLGKTFKGLTDATLGWQTERLRELAVADNGHVVTVRPELVVEIAYDGLQTSSRYPAGVTLRFARVVRYREDKTAAEADTVETVLSAHDGGAS; this is translated from the coding sequence ATGCTGCTGGCGCATCTCGCACAGGTGTCGGCCGACGTCGCCGCGACCTCGGCGCGTTCGCGGAAGATCGCGCTGCTGGCCGGGCTGTTCCGGGCCGCGGCGCCCGAGGACGTCCCCGTGGTCATCCCGTATCTCGCCGGACGGCTGCCCCAGGGGCGGATCGGGATCGGCTGGAGCGTGCTGCGCGAGCCGGTGCCGGCCGCGGACCGCGCCACGCTGACCGTACGTGAGGTGGATACCGCGCTGACCGGCCTGGCGCGGGTCTCCGGGTCCGGGGCGCAGGCCGGGCGGCGTGCACGCGTCCGGGAGCTGCTGGCCGCGGCGACGGCGGAGGAGCAGCGCTTCCTGACCGGTCTGCTCACCGGCGAGGTGCGGCAGGGCGCGCTGGACGCCATCGCGGCCGAAGGGCTCGCTGCCGCGACCGAGGTGCCCGCGGCGGACGTCCGGCGGGCCGTGATGCTGGCGGGATCGCTGCCGGACGTGGCGCGGGCGCTGCTCGCCGAGGGGCCGCCGGCGCTCGCGGAGTTCCGGCTCACCGTCGGCCGGCCCGTCGGACCGATGCTGGCGCACAGCGCCAAGTCGGTGGCCGAGGCCGTCGACCGGCTCGGCGCCTGTGCGGTGGAGGAGAAGCTCGACGGCATCCGGGTCCAGGTGCACCGCGACGGCCCGGACGTCCGGATCCACACCCGCACCCTGGACGAGGTCACCGACCGGCTCCCCGAGATCACCGCGGTCGCCCGGGACCTGCCCGCCACCCGCTTCATCCTCGACGGCGAGGTGATCGGCCTGGACGGCGCGGGCCGGCCCCTGCCGTTCCAGCGGATCGCGGGACGGTTCGGCTCGCGGGTGGACGTCTCCGCGGCGCGGGCCGCGCTGCCGCTGTCCCCGGTCTTCTTCGACGTGCTGTCGGTCGACGGCCGCGACCTGCTGGAACTCCCCGGCGAGCAGCGGCATACGGAGCTGGCCCGGCTGGTTCCCGAACCGTTGCGGGTGCGCCGCCAGGTGGTCGGCGACCCGGCCGACGCCGCCGCCCGCGCGGCCGCGGAGGAATTCTGGGCCGAGACCCTGCGCCGGGGGCACGAGGGCGTCGTGGTCAAGGCGCTGGACGCTCCCTACAGCGCGGGCCGCCGCGGCGCCGCCTGGCTGAAGGTCAAACCCGTGCACACCCTGGACCTGGTGGTGCTGGCCGCGGAGTGGGGGCACGGCCGGCGCACCGGGAAGCTGTCCAACCTCCACCTCGGGGCGCGGGCACCGGACGGCGGCTTCGTCATGCTGGGCAAGACCTTCAAGGGGCTCACCGACGCCACCCTCGGCTGGCAGACCGAGCGGCTGCGGGAACTCGCGGTGGCGGACAACGGCCATGTCGTGACGGTGCGTCCGGAACTCGTCGTCGAGATCGCCTACGACGGGCTGCAGACCTCCTCGCGCTACCCGGCGGGCGTGACCCTGCGCTTCGCGCGGGTGGTGCGCTACCGGGAGGACAAGACGGCGGCCGAGGCGGACACCGTCGAGACGGTGCTCTCCGCGCACGACGGCGGGGCGTCGTAA
- a CDS encoding NUDIX domain-containing protein, with protein MAGKRSAGLLLYRGTASGVEVLLAHMGGPLWERREAGAWSVPKGEYVPPEEAWDAARREFEEELGIPPPEGRCLPLGEARQSGGKVVTVWAVESDLDPERVVPGTFEMEWPRGSGVVGTFPEIDRVAWWGPEEARARLVTGQRVFLERLADRLATGG; from the coding sequence ATGGCCGGGAAACGCAGTGCCGGACTGCTGCTGTACCGGGGCACGGCGAGCGGTGTCGAGGTGCTCCTGGCGCACATGGGCGGGCCGTTGTGGGAGCGGCGGGAGGCGGGGGCGTGGTCGGTGCCCAAGGGCGAGTACGTACCACCGGAGGAAGCCTGGGACGCGGCCCGGCGGGAGTTCGAGGAGGAGCTGGGCATCCCGCCTCCCGAAGGGCGCTGTCTCCCGCTGGGCGAGGCCCGCCAGTCGGGCGGCAAGGTGGTGACGGTCTGGGCCGTCGAGAGCGATCTCGATCCGGAGCGGGTGGTGCCCGGCACCTTCGAGATGGAGTGGCCGCGCGGGTCCGGGGTGGTCGGCACCTTCCCGGAGATCGACCGGGTGGCCTGGTGGGGCCCGGAGGAGGCGCGAGCGCGGCTGGTGACGGGCCAGCGGGTGTTCCTGGAGCGGCTGGCGGACCGGCTCGCGACCGGGGGCTGA
- a CDS encoding winged helix-turn-helix domain-containing protein: protein MLRIHFEDRDIARVQIADAPDPLWETVLALHHVAPAARGVPVYGAWRARARRELDARGLTRAARLISALAPADARYFPDFLTPDAARDGLAAGLAALRETSPVRLTAESARAALPDRLPRWAAALAAGSREPLDELARALEEVHRAVIAPDWTEAAATVDSDRGARARALCRGGVDGMLNSLRPALRWEPPVLYVDYPQDRDLRLGGRGLRLIPSHFCWRRPIALADPGLPPVLVYPVEHSTAWAPATTRSCHPQALSALLGRTRARILAALDAPATTGELARRLRVSAPSASEHVSALREANLARSRRDGGSVIHALTPLGTALLHGELAPVRLPN from the coding sequence ATGTTGCGCATTCACTTCGAAGACCGGGACATCGCGCGGGTACAGATAGCCGACGCACCCGATCCACTGTGGGAAACGGTGCTCGCCCTGCACCATGTCGCACCGGCGGCGCGCGGGGTACCGGTGTACGGCGCCTGGCGCGCCCGGGCCCGCCGCGAACTGGACGCCCGGGGACTGACCCGCGCCGCCCGGCTGATCAGCGCACTGGCCCCGGCCGATGCCCGCTACTTCCCGGACTTCCTCACCCCCGACGCGGCCCGCGACGGGCTGGCCGCCGGGCTGGCGGCGCTGCGGGAGACCTCCCCGGTCCGGCTGACCGCGGAATCCGCCCGGGCCGCGCTGCCCGACCGGCTCCCGCGCTGGGCCGCCGCGCTGGCCGCCGGGAGCCGGGAGCCGCTCGACGAACTGGCCCGCGCGCTGGAGGAGGTGCACCGCGCGGTGATAGCCCCCGACTGGACGGAGGCGGCCGCCACGGTCGACTCCGACCGCGGCGCCCGCGCCCGCGCCCTCTGCCGGGGCGGTGTCGACGGCATGCTCAACAGCCTCCGCCCCGCGCTCCGTTGGGAGCCGCCGGTGCTGTACGTCGACTATCCCCAGGACCGCGATCTGCGGCTGGGCGGGCGTGGGCTGCGGCTGATCCCCTCCCACTTCTGCTGGCGCAGACCCATCGCCCTCGCCGACCCCGGTCTGCCGCCGGTCCTGGTCTACCCCGTGGAACACTCCACGGCGTGGGCACCGGCCACCACCCGCAGCTGTCATCCGCAGGCGCTGTCCGCCCTCCTCGGCCGCACCAGGGCACGTATCCTCGCCGCGCTCGACGCACCGGCCACCACGGGTGAACTGGCCCGCCGCTTACGGGTCTCCGCCCCGTCGGCCAGCGAGCACGTGAGCGCCCTGCGCGAGGCCAACCTGGCCCGCAGCCGGCGCGACGGCGGCTCGGTCATCCACGCCCTCACCCCGCTGGGCACGGCGCTGCTGCACGGTGAACTTGCCCCCGTCCGCCTGCCGAATTGA
- a CDS encoding MerR family transcriptional regulator, translating into MLEIKQHSASGATEPKARTGTVPAEGVTIAEAARRTGVSAHTLRYYERAGLVVSPVDRTSGGRRRYHELDLKWIVICTKLRATGMPIRGIHRYAELVAAGPGNEAERLALMEAHRADVLAKLAETQENLKMIDHKIEKYRGSMAAGDAGRLWAPVSPP; encoded by the coding sequence GTGCTCGAAATCAAGCAGCACTCAGCATCGGGTGCCACCGAACCGAAGGCGCGCACCGGGACGGTGCCCGCGGAAGGCGTAACCATCGCCGAGGCGGCCCGCCGCACCGGGGTGAGCGCCCACACGCTCCGGTACTACGAGCGTGCCGGCCTGGTCGTCAGCCCGGTCGACCGTACGAGCGGCGGGCGCCGCCGGTACCACGAGCTCGACCTCAAGTGGATCGTCATCTGCACCAAGCTGCGCGCCACCGGCATGCCCATCAGGGGCATCCACCGGTACGCCGAACTGGTCGCCGCCGGACCGGGCAACGAGGCGGAACGGCTCGCCCTCATGGAAGCCCACCGCGCCGACGTCCTGGCCAAGCTGGCGGAGACGCAGGAGAACCTGAAGATGATCGACCACAAGATCGAGAAGTACCGGGGCAGCATGGCCGCGGGCGACGCCGGCCGGCTCTGGGCACCCGTCAGCCCCCCTTGA